Proteins encoded within one genomic window of Acinetobacter sp. WCHA55:
- a CDS encoding DNA/RNA non-specific endonuclease: MAKKKSSSGKSVFNMFNQNGLKVILGLVATGSFAIAFGQEKIQQYVSLSPSSNSSCLEQFYREIPPYLLKESLSKHSYALCFNGFNVMYSGVSKTPLWVAEALTPQRLSQKIPREDSFHEENNVATEHRATLSDYRGSGYDRGHMAPNADMPNKAAQFDSFSLANMVPQAPKNNQQVWRELEEATRALVTKQKLDVFVVTGPVFQGKKLKTIGQGVIVPSAVYKAVYMPKTGAIGAYYAPNDNSQQVRIVSVCYLEEQLGVNLFPQLTEEQKRNTYKLPLTATAVKANSAIQYSHWDAESQCAEEVSSDQLKALQKNFKSGSTQSSSGSTVTKGTGIDAVDQDAIVKQLVDALLQYILQLLR; the protein is encoded by the coding sequence ATGGCGAAGAAGAAAAGTAGTTCAGGTAAGTCAGTCTTTAACATGTTTAATCAAAATGGCCTGAAAGTGATTTTAGGATTGGTGGCAACGGGAAGTTTTGCGATTGCCTTTGGTCAAGAAAAAATTCAGCAATACGTGTCTTTAAGCCCAAGCTCAAATTCATCCTGTTTAGAACAATTTTATCGGGAAATTCCGCCTTATTTACTCAAAGAAAGTTTAAGTAAACACAGCTATGCACTGTGCTTTAACGGTTTTAATGTGATGTATTCGGGCGTGTCCAAAACCCCCCTCTGGGTTGCAGAGGCTCTGACACCGCAGCGCCTGAGTCAAAAAATTCCACGTGAAGATAGTTTTCACGAAGAAAATAATGTTGCAACCGAACATCGAGCGACATTGTCGGACTACCGTGGTTCAGGCTATGACCGTGGACATATGGCACCGAATGCTGATATGCCCAACAAAGCCGCACAATTCGACAGTTTTTCTTTGGCCAACATGGTGCCACAAGCCCCTAAAAATAATCAGCAAGTGTGGCGTGAATTGGAAGAAGCTACACGGGCGCTTGTGACCAAGCAAAAGCTGGATGTTTTTGTGGTAACTGGGCCTGTATTTCAGGGCAAAAAGCTCAAAACCATTGGTCAGGGAGTGATTGTTCCGAGTGCGGTTTACAAAGCGGTCTATATGCCAAAAACGGGTGCAATCGGCGCTTATTACGCACCGAATGATAATTCACAGCAGGTAAGAATTGTCAGTGTCTGCTATTTGGAAGAGCAGTTGGGTGTGAATTTATTTCCTCAACTGACAGAAGAGCAAAAACGTAATACCTATAAACTACCGTTGACAGCAACGGCGGTAAAAGCCAACAGTGCAATTCAATACTCACATTGGGATGCGGAAAGTCAGTGTGCAGAAGAGGTTTCATCCGATCAGCTCAAAGCCTTACAAAAAAACTTTAAATCGGGCTCTACTCAGTCGAGTAGTGGTAGCACCGTAACAAAGGGCACGGGTATTGATGCGGTGGATCAAGATGCGATTGTGAAACAATTAGTTGACGCCTTATTGCAATATATTTTGCAGCTGTTACGTTAA